A window of the Apostichopus japonicus isolate 1M-3 chromosome 8, ASM3797524v1, whole genome shotgun sequence genome harbors these coding sequences:
- the LOC139972116 gene encoding uncharacterized protein isoform X1: MAAMDLIEPQYLALCVFAGFVGLSALIYAIASFGMKEKTYEEAIAEQRARIDKESQQQQEIKQQRRRQFASRRKKDKEKPGKSPRQLNRQVVAQQESLEEEKAFSEEEVPPTPPQIVTPRQEKKKEKPAPVVQKVAEKPKPVEPEVIKPKKVKKTEAAPPPVIETVTKIVEEPIMAQRNEQVQAAAPPPTQQEEKTTPAKSKKAKQAPGPSGDNTDAPIKGKALVNAVRNAQLKPNEIQQMMEILIGKGGGSPDDWVMTGANQRTDPSSGLKKQLQEKEQALHKEMLLSQSNMQKLKEAKAELVQERSHTKELESQYKTKVDLQVQDIDALRRRMQQTHEQHSMETQALQATIKQMQAVMDESNMESVKQLREENNRLKTETNHAQQQKEQIMGAELARLQGEIQKMQSQVAASDSQLRKTNEMRHDYETRIQSYEAKIAQMESNTRESSSSLTKRLTEMTEELRKAEAQKRSMGTELEKSQEGMRTVSEELNQARQQLQGLSKSDDEKKTMMAKFEEKEKDAEYQRQGLETKVRAIESQLKDNEKTKEEMAQEIKNLKLEKANLENQVATTEQRPEAEGQEEPAKANGDINAKDTISLTEHEAILKEKQDSIDKLQLQMNASSTEVKTLNEQIEQQKKKNNALREKNWKAMEALSATEKSSMEKLQKSLKELKDELSQKLLEEERQSKDIVQRLFPSIEANNALAHMEWLKDFEQKAVLVLQAKEGPNQESEELNSQISSLEADCEKYSLNIESLEMEKVELAKTVAELQNEKKQLASQCDHYQSVLGDTEGMLNKLQSSVELEEQKWEEKLASTEKLLQQAKAEVVTLQSELTSLKTKQQTTLDSSYTSPPDLTQSVYDDTSDYQKVVADLASSKSTIEQLQKDRESVAGELDDVKKQLNQLKNELGAANQRAESNSAGPEMEQLKQNVASANTENQRLSTDLETASTTIKDLKSQLENKGSSQDLQKELTATKDALEQTKKQSSTEKQLLETQIEKLKKSLQDSEGNNNSQKTTELEKELTTAKGEASKAKEELKKLTAELEKSKTQNGEPASSDSDANIKEIAALNKTLTEERRLKKELGIAAGRLQQMLKKNQALLENERKTSNQLRTELGKEPEAEVSSSLTDSQLEEELAEALQESIKIAKEAAEAGGGGTSV, from the exons GCAAGTCACCACGCCAGTTGAATCGACAAGTGGTAGCACAGCAGGAAAGCCTAGAGGAAGAAAAGGCATTCTCAGAGGAAGAGGttccacccaccccaccccagaTTGTCACCCCCCGTCaggaaaagaagaaggagaagccAGCGCCTGTCGTGCAGAAGGTAGCAGAGAAGCCCAAACCAGTGGAACCGGAGGTTATCAAACCAAAGAAGGTGAAAAAGACGGAAGCTG CACCACCTCCCGTCATTGAAACTGTCACAAAGATTGTCGAGGAACCAATCATGGCTCAGCGAAATGAGCAGGTCCAGGCTGCTGCACCACCTCCCACACAACAGGAGGAAAAGACTACCCCCGCAAAGAGTAAGAAGGCCAAGCAAGCCCCCGGACCATCAGGGGATAATACAG atGCACCAATAAAGGGTAAAGCCTTGGTGAATGCTGTGAGGAATGCTCAGCTGAAACCAAATGAGATTCAACAGATGATGGAAATACTGATTGGCAAAGGTGGAGGATCCCCCGACGACTGGGTCATGACTGGG GCGAATCAGCGAACAGACCCATCATCTGGACTCAAGAAACAACTCCAGGAGAAAGAACAAGCTTTGCACAAAG AGATGCTGTTATCGCAGTCAAACATGCAGAAACTGAAGGAAGCCAAAGCCGAGTTGGTCCAAGAGCGATCACATACCAAAGAGTTGGAGAGCCAGTACAAGACCAAAGTGGACTTGCAAGTACAGGACATCGATGCCCTGCGTAGAAGGATGCAACAG ACTCATGAACAACACAGCATGGAGACCCAGGCCTTACAAGCCACCATCAAACAGATGCAGGCAGTGATGGACGAATCGAACATGGAGTCGGTTAAACAACTCAGAGAAGAGAACAATCGGTTAAAGACAGAGACAAACCATGCTCAGCAACA GAAAGAGCAAATTATGGGAGCGGAGTTGGCTCGCTTACAAGGAGAGATTCAGAAGATGCAGAGTCAAGTGGCAGCGAGCGATAGTCAACTGAGAAAGACCAACGAGATGAGACACGATTATGAAACACGAATTCAGTCCTATGAGGCAAAGATCGCTCAGATGGAATCCAACACT AGAGAGAGTTCCTCCTCCCTGACGAAAAGACTGACAGAAATGACCGAGGAGTTGAGGAAGGCTGAAGCTCAGAAACGATCAATGGGTACAGAACTGGAGAAATCACAGGAAGGAATGAGGACTGTGTCGGAAGAACTGAATCAAGCAAGACAACAGCTGCAGGGTCTGAGCAAGTCTGACGATGAAAAGAAGACCATGATGgctaaatttgaagaaaaagaaaag GATGCCGAGTATCAGCGTCAGGGCTTGGAGACCAAAGTGAGAGCCATCGAGAGCCAACTCAAGGATAACGAGAAAACCAAAGAAGAAATGGCCCAAGAAATCAAG AACTTAAAACTTGAAAAGGCTAATTTGGAAAACCAAGTAGCAACCACAGAACAAAGGCCTGAGGCTGAAGGCCAAGAAGAACCCGCCAAGGCCAATGGTGACATCAATGCCAAGGATACCATCAGCCTCACAGAGCATGAAGCTAT aTTGAAGGAGAAACAAGATAGCATCGATAAACTTCAACTGCAGATGAATGCAAGCAGTACAGAGGTTAAGACACTTAATGAACAAATTGagcaacaaaagaagaaaaataat GCTCTCCGAGAGAAAAACTGGAAGGCCATGGAGGCCCTTTCAGCGACGGAAAAGTCTAGCATGGAGAAACTACAAAAATCCCTGAAGGAATTGAAG GATGAACTCAGCCAGAAGTTGCTGGAGGAGGAGAGGCAGAGCAAAGATATAGTGCAGCGACTATTCCCCTCCATCGAGGCTAACAATGCACTG GCCCACATGGAGTGGCTTAAAGATTTTGAACAGAAAGCAGTCCTGGTTTTGCAGGCAAAAGAAGGCCCTAATCAAGAG TCCGAAGAGCTTAACTCCCAAATTTCCTCGCTCGAAGCCGACTGTGAGAAGTACTCTTTGAACATTGAGAGCTTAGAGATGGAAAAAGTGGAGTTGGCTAAAACTGTAGCCGAGCTACAGAACGAGAAGAAGCAACTGGCATCACAGTGCGACCACTATCAGTCCGTGTTGGGcgataca GAAGGAATGCTTAATAAACTACAAAGTAGTGTTGAATTAGAAGAgcaaaaatgggaagaaaagttaGCGTCCACAGAGAAGCTCCTGCAGCAG GCCAAGGCCGAAGTTGTCACCTTACAGAGTGAACTCACTAGCTTGAAAACCAAGCAACAG ACGACTCTAGACTCTTCCTATACATCACCTCCTGACCTCACGCAGTCAGTCTACGAT GACACATCCGACTACCAGAAAGTGGTAGCAGACTTAGCATCCTCCAAGTCAACTATAGAACAACTCCAGAAAGATAGAGAATCAGTCGCCGGGGAGCTAGACGACGTCAAGAAGCAACTCAACCAGCTTAAAAACGAATTGGGAGCAGCCAATCAGAGAGCTGAGAGTAATAGCGCTGGACCAGAAATGGAACAG TTAAAGCAGAATGTTGCCAGTGCTAACACTGAGAATCAAAGGCTAAGTACTGATCTAGAAACTGCCAGTACCACCATTAAAGACTTGAAGAGCCAACTGGAGAACAAAGGAAGCTCACAGGATCTACAGAAAGAGCTCACTGCAACAAAAGATGCCCTGGAACAAACCAAGAAACAGTCTTCCACAGAAAAACAACTCCTCGAGACGCAAATAGAGAAGTTGAAGAAGTCCCTACAGGACTCCGAGGGCAACAACAATAGCCAAAAGACTACGGAGCTGGAGAAGGAACTCACAACAGCGAAAGGAGAGGCGTCCAAGGCTAAGGAGGAGTTGAAGAAATTGACAGCGGAATTAGAGAAATCTAAAACTCAAAACGGTGAACCAGCATCGAGCGATTCAGACGCCAACATTAAG GAGATAGCCGCTTTAAATAAGACCCTCACGGAGGAGAGACGACTAAAGAAGGAGTTAGGCATCGCAGCGGGGAGGTTACAGCAAATGCTGAAGAAGAACCAGGCCTTGCTGGAGAATGAGAGAAAAACAAGTAATCAATTAAGAACTGAACTAGGAAAAGAGCCTGAG GCTGAAGTAAGCTCCTCTTTAACAGACAGTCAACTGGAGGAAGAATTGGCTGAAGCTCTCCAAGAG
- the LOC139972116 gene encoding uncharacterized protein isoform X5 encodes MAAMDLIEPQYLALCVFAGFVGLSALIYAIASFGMKEKTYEEAIAEQRARIDKESQQQQEIKQQRRRQFASRRKKDKEKPGKSPRQLNRQVVAQQESLEEEKAFSEEEVPPTPPQIVTPRQEKKKEKPAPVVQKVAEKPKPVEPEVIKPKKVKKTEAAPPPVIETVTKIVEEPIMAQRNEQVQAAAPPPTQQEEKTTPAKSKKAKQAPGPSGDNTDAPIKGKALVNAVRNAQLKPNEIQQMMEILIGKGGGSPDDWVMTGANQRTDPSSGLKKQLQEKEQALHKEMLLSQSNMQKLKEAKAELVQERSHTKELESQYKTKVDLQVQDIDALRRRMQQTHEQHSMETQALQATIKQMQAVMDESNMESVKQLREENNRLKTETNHAQQQKEQIMGAELARLQGEIQKMQSQVAASDSQLRKTNEMRHDYETRIQSYEAKIAQMESNTRESSSSLTKRLTEMTEELRKAEAQKRSMGTELEKSQEGMRTVSEELNQARQQLQGLSKSDDEKKTMMAKFEEKEKDAEYQRQGLETKVRAIESQLKDNEKTKEEMAQEIKNLKLEKANLENQVATTEQRPEAEGQEEPAKANGDINAKDTISLTEHEAILKEKQDSIDKLQLQMNASSTEVKTLNEQIEQQKKKNNALREKNWKAMEALSATEKSSMEKLQKSLKELKDELSQKLLEEERQSKDIVQRLFPSIEANNALAHMEWLKDFEQKAVLVLQAKEGPNQESEELNSQISSLEADCEKYSLNIESLEMEKVELAKTVAELQNEKKQLASQCDHYQSVLGDTEGMLNKLQSSVELEEQKWEEKLASTEKLLQQAKAEVVTLQSELTSLKTKQQTTLDSSYTSPPDLTQSVYDDTSDYQKVVADLASSKSTIEQLQKDRESVAGELDDVKKQLNQLKNELGAANQRAESNSAGPEMEQLKQNVASANTENQRLSTDLETASTTIKDLKSQLENKGSSQDLQKELTATKDALEQTKKQSSTEKQLLETQIEKLKKSLQDSEGNNNSQKTTELEKELTTAKGEASKAKEELKKLTAELEKSKTQNGEPASSDSDANIKEIAALNKTLTEERRLKKELGIAAGRLQQMLKKNQALLENERKTSNQLRTELGKEPESAAATQKPSPSK; translated from the exons GCAAGTCACCACGCCAGTTGAATCGACAAGTGGTAGCACAGCAGGAAAGCCTAGAGGAAGAAAAGGCATTCTCAGAGGAAGAGGttccacccaccccaccccagaTTGTCACCCCCCGTCaggaaaagaagaaggagaagccAGCGCCTGTCGTGCAGAAGGTAGCAGAGAAGCCCAAACCAGTGGAACCGGAGGTTATCAAACCAAAGAAGGTGAAAAAGACGGAAGCTG CACCACCTCCCGTCATTGAAACTGTCACAAAGATTGTCGAGGAACCAATCATGGCTCAGCGAAATGAGCAGGTCCAGGCTGCTGCACCACCTCCCACACAACAGGAGGAAAAGACTACCCCCGCAAAGAGTAAGAAGGCCAAGCAAGCCCCCGGACCATCAGGGGATAATACAG atGCACCAATAAAGGGTAAAGCCTTGGTGAATGCTGTGAGGAATGCTCAGCTGAAACCAAATGAGATTCAACAGATGATGGAAATACTGATTGGCAAAGGTGGAGGATCCCCCGACGACTGGGTCATGACTGGG GCGAATCAGCGAACAGACCCATCATCTGGACTCAAGAAACAACTCCAGGAGAAAGAACAAGCTTTGCACAAAG AGATGCTGTTATCGCAGTCAAACATGCAGAAACTGAAGGAAGCCAAAGCCGAGTTGGTCCAAGAGCGATCACATACCAAAGAGTTGGAGAGCCAGTACAAGACCAAAGTGGACTTGCAAGTACAGGACATCGATGCCCTGCGTAGAAGGATGCAACAG ACTCATGAACAACACAGCATGGAGACCCAGGCCTTACAAGCCACCATCAAACAGATGCAGGCAGTGATGGACGAATCGAACATGGAGTCGGTTAAACAACTCAGAGAAGAGAACAATCGGTTAAAGACAGAGACAAACCATGCTCAGCAACA GAAAGAGCAAATTATGGGAGCGGAGTTGGCTCGCTTACAAGGAGAGATTCAGAAGATGCAGAGTCAAGTGGCAGCGAGCGATAGTCAACTGAGAAAGACCAACGAGATGAGACACGATTATGAAACACGAATTCAGTCCTATGAGGCAAAGATCGCTCAGATGGAATCCAACACT AGAGAGAGTTCCTCCTCCCTGACGAAAAGACTGACAGAAATGACCGAGGAGTTGAGGAAGGCTGAAGCTCAGAAACGATCAATGGGTACAGAACTGGAGAAATCACAGGAAGGAATGAGGACTGTGTCGGAAGAACTGAATCAAGCAAGACAACAGCTGCAGGGTCTGAGCAAGTCTGACGATGAAAAGAAGACCATGATGgctaaatttgaagaaaaagaaaag GATGCCGAGTATCAGCGTCAGGGCTTGGAGACCAAAGTGAGAGCCATCGAGAGCCAACTCAAGGATAACGAGAAAACCAAAGAAGAAATGGCCCAAGAAATCAAG AACTTAAAACTTGAAAAGGCTAATTTGGAAAACCAAGTAGCAACCACAGAACAAAGGCCTGAGGCTGAAGGCCAAGAAGAACCCGCCAAGGCCAATGGTGACATCAATGCCAAGGATACCATCAGCCTCACAGAGCATGAAGCTAT aTTGAAGGAGAAACAAGATAGCATCGATAAACTTCAACTGCAGATGAATGCAAGCAGTACAGAGGTTAAGACACTTAATGAACAAATTGagcaacaaaagaagaaaaataat GCTCTCCGAGAGAAAAACTGGAAGGCCATGGAGGCCCTTTCAGCGACGGAAAAGTCTAGCATGGAGAAACTACAAAAATCCCTGAAGGAATTGAAG GATGAACTCAGCCAGAAGTTGCTGGAGGAGGAGAGGCAGAGCAAAGATATAGTGCAGCGACTATTCCCCTCCATCGAGGCTAACAATGCACTG GCCCACATGGAGTGGCTTAAAGATTTTGAACAGAAAGCAGTCCTGGTTTTGCAGGCAAAAGAAGGCCCTAATCAAGAG TCCGAAGAGCTTAACTCCCAAATTTCCTCGCTCGAAGCCGACTGTGAGAAGTACTCTTTGAACATTGAGAGCTTAGAGATGGAAAAAGTGGAGTTGGCTAAAACTGTAGCCGAGCTACAGAACGAGAAGAAGCAACTGGCATCACAGTGCGACCACTATCAGTCCGTGTTGGGcgataca GAAGGAATGCTTAATAAACTACAAAGTAGTGTTGAATTAGAAGAgcaaaaatgggaagaaaagttaGCGTCCACAGAGAAGCTCCTGCAGCAG GCCAAGGCCGAAGTTGTCACCTTACAGAGTGAACTCACTAGCTTGAAAACCAAGCAACAG ACGACTCTAGACTCTTCCTATACATCACCTCCTGACCTCACGCAGTCAGTCTACGAT GACACATCCGACTACCAGAAAGTGGTAGCAGACTTAGCATCCTCCAAGTCAACTATAGAACAACTCCAGAAAGATAGAGAATCAGTCGCCGGGGAGCTAGACGACGTCAAGAAGCAACTCAACCAGCTTAAAAACGAATTGGGAGCAGCCAATCAGAGAGCTGAGAGTAATAGCGCTGGACCAGAAATGGAACAG TTAAAGCAGAATGTTGCCAGTGCTAACACTGAGAATCAAAGGCTAAGTACTGATCTAGAAACTGCCAGTACCACCATTAAAGACTTGAAGAGCCAACTGGAGAACAAAGGAAGCTCACAGGATCTACAGAAAGAGCTCACTGCAACAAAAGATGCCCTGGAACAAACCAAGAAACAGTCTTCCACAGAAAAACAACTCCTCGAGACGCAAATAGAGAAGTTGAAGAAGTCCCTACAGGACTCCGAGGGCAACAACAATAGCCAAAAGACTACGGAGCTGGAGAAGGAACTCACAACAGCGAAAGGAGAGGCGTCCAAGGCTAAGGAGGAGTTGAAGAAATTGACAGCGGAATTAGAGAAATCTAAAACTCAAAACGGTGAACCAGCATCGAGCGATTCAGACGCCAACATTAAG GAGATAGCCGCTTTAAATAAGACCCTCACGGAGGAGAGACGACTAAAGAAGGAGTTAGGCATCGCAGCGGGGAGGTTACAGCAAATGCTGAAGAAGAACCAGGCCTTGCTGGAGAATGAGAGAAAAACAAGTAATCAATTAAGAACTGAACTAGGAAAAGAGCCTGAG TCTGCAGCAGCAACTCAAAAGCCAAG
- the LOC139972116 gene encoding uncharacterized protein isoform X4 has protein sequence MAAMDLIEPQYLALCVFAGFVGLSALIYAIASFGMKEKTYEEAIAEQRARIDKESQQQQEIKQQRRRQFASRRKKDKEKPGKSPRQLNRQVVAQQESLEEEKAFSEEEVPPTPPQIVTPRQEKKKEKPAPVVQKVAEKPKPVEPEVIKPKKVKKTEAAPPPVIETVTKIVEEPIMAQRNEQVQAAAPPPTQQEEKTTPAKSKKAKQAPGPSGDNTDAPIKGKALVNAVRNAQLKPNEIQQMMEILIGKGGGSPDDWVMTGANQRTDPSSGLKKQLQEKEQALHKEMLLSQSNMQKLKEAKAELVQERSHTKELESQYKTKVDLQVQDIDALRRRMQQTHEQHSMETQALQATIKQMQAVMDESNMESVKQLREENNRLKTETNHAQQQKEQIMGAELARLQGEIQKMQSQVAASDSQLRKTNEMRHDYETRIQSYEAKIAQMESNTRESSSSLTKRLTEMTEELRKAEAQKRSMGTELEKSQEGMRTVSEELNQARQQLQGLSKSDDEKKTMMAKFEEKEKDAEYQRQGLETKVRAIESQLKDNEKTKEEMAQEIKNLKLEKANLENQVATTEQRPEAEGQEEPAKANGDINAKDTISLTEHEAILKEKQDSIDKLQLQMNASSTEVKTLNEQIEQQKKKNNALREKNWKAMEALSATEKSSMEKLQKSLKELKDELSQKLLEEERQSKDIVQRLFPSIEANNALAHMEWLKDFEQKAVLVLQAKEGPNQESEELNSQISSLEADCEKYSLNIESLEMEKVELAKTVAELQNEKKQLASQCDHYQSVLGDTEGMLNKLQSSVELEEQKWEEKLASTEKLLQQAKAEVVTLQSELTSLKTKQQTTLDSSYTSPPDLTQSVYDDTSDYQKVVADLASSKSTIEQLQKDRESVAGELDDVKKQLNQLKNELGAANQRAESNSAGPEMEQLKQNVASANTENQRLSTDLETASTTIKDLKSQLENKGSSQDLQKELTATKDALEQTKKQSSTEKQLLETQIEKLKKSLQDSEGNNNSQKTTELEKELTTAKGEASKAKEELKKLTAELEKSKTQNGEPASSDSDANIKEIAALNKTLTEERRLKKELGIAAGRLQQMLKKNQALLENERKTSNQLRTELGKEPESIKIAKEAAEAGGGGTSV, from the exons GCAAGTCACCACGCCAGTTGAATCGACAAGTGGTAGCACAGCAGGAAAGCCTAGAGGAAGAAAAGGCATTCTCAGAGGAAGAGGttccacccaccccaccccagaTTGTCACCCCCCGTCaggaaaagaagaaggagaagccAGCGCCTGTCGTGCAGAAGGTAGCAGAGAAGCCCAAACCAGTGGAACCGGAGGTTATCAAACCAAAGAAGGTGAAAAAGACGGAAGCTG CACCACCTCCCGTCATTGAAACTGTCACAAAGATTGTCGAGGAACCAATCATGGCTCAGCGAAATGAGCAGGTCCAGGCTGCTGCACCACCTCCCACACAACAGGAGGAAAAGACTACCCCCGCAAAGAGTAAGAAGGCCAAGCAAGCCCCCGGACCATCAGGGGATAATACAG atGCACCAATAAAGGGTAAAGCCTTGGTGAATGCTGTGAGGAATGCTCAGCTGAAACCAAATGAGATTCAACAGATGATGGAAATACTGATTGGCAAAGGTGGAGGATCCCCCGACGACTGGGTCATGACTGGG GCGAATCAGCGAACAGACCCATCATCTGGACTCAAGAAACAACTCCAGGAGAAAGAACAAGCTTTGCACAAAG AGATGCTGTTATCGCAGTCAAACATGCAGAAACTGAAGGAAGCCAAAGCCGAGTTGGTCCAAGAGCGATCACATACCAAAGAGTTGGAGAGCCAGTACAAGACCAAAGTGGACTTGCAAGTACAGGACATCGATGCCCTGCGTAGAAGGATGCAACAG ACTCATGAACAACACAGCATGGAGACCCAGGCCTTACAAGCCACCATCAAACAGATGCAGGCAGTGATGGACGAATCGAACATGGAGTCGGTTAAACAACTCAGAGAAGAGAACAATCGGTTAAAGACAGAGACAAACCATGCTCAGCAACA GAAAGAGCAAATTATGGGAGCGGAGTTGGCTCGCTTACAAGGAGAGATTCAGAAGATGCAGAGTCAAGTGGCAGCGAGCGATAGTCAACTGAGAAAGACCAACGAGATGAGACACGATTATGAAACACGAATTCAGTCCTATGAGGCAAAGATCGCTCAGATGGAATCCAACACT AGAGAGAGTTCCTCCTCCCTGACGAAAAGACTGACAGAAATGACCGAGGAGTTGAGGAAGGCTGAAGCTCAGAAACGATCAATGGGTACAGAACTGGAGAAATCACAGGAAGGAATGAGGACTGTGTCGGAAGAACTGAATCAAGCAAGACAACAGCTGCAGGGTCTGAGCAAGTCTGACGATGAAAAGAAGACCATGATGgctaaatttgaagaaaaagaaaag GATGCCGAGTATCAGCGTCAGGGCTTGGAGACCAAAGTGAGAGCCATCGAGAGCCAACTCAAGGATAACGAGAAAACCAAAGAAGAAATGGCCCAAGAAATCAAG AACTTAAAACTTGAAAAGGCTAATTTGGAAAACCAAGTAGCAACCACAGAACAAAGGCCTGAGGCTGAAGGCCAAGAAGAACCCGCCAAGGCCAATGGTGACATCAATGCCAAGGATACCATCAGCCTCACAGAGCATGAAGCTAT aTTGAAGGAGAAACAAGATAGCATCGATAAACTTCAACTGCAGATGAATGCAAGCAGTACAGAGGTTAAGACACTTAATGAACAAATTGagcaacaaaagaagaaaaataat GCTCTCCGAGAGAAAAACTGGAAGGCCATGGAGGCCCTTTCAGCGACGGAAAAGTCTAGCATGGAGAAACTACAAAAATCCCTGAAGGAATTGAAG GATGAACTCAGCCAGAAGTTGCTGGAGGAGGAGAGGCAGAGCAAAGATATAGTGCAGCGACTATTCCCCTCCATCGAGGCTAACAATGCACTG GCCCACATGGAGTGGCTTAAAGATTTTGAACAGAAAGCAGTCCTGGTTTTGCAGGCAAAAGAAGGCCCTAATCAAGAG TCCGAAGAGCTTAACTCCCAAATTTCCTCGCTCGAAGCCGACTGTGAGAAGTACTCTTTGAACATTGAGAGCTTAGAGATGGAAAAAGTGGAGTTGGCTAAAACTGTAGCCGAGCTACAGAACGAGAAGAAGCAACTGGCATCACAGTGCGACCACTATCAGTCCGTGTTGGGcgataca GAAGGAATGCTTAATAAACTACAAAGTAGTGTTGAATTAGAAGAgcaaaaatgggaagaaaagttaGCGTCCACAGAGAAGCTCCTGCAGCAG GCCAAGGCCGAAGTTGTCACCTTACAGAGTGAACTCACTAGCTTGAAAACCAAGCAACAG ACGACTCTAGACTCTTCCTATACATCACCTCCTGACCTCACGCAGTCAGTCTACGAT GACACATCCGACTACCAGAAAGTGGTAGCAGACTTAGCATCCTCCAAGTCAACTATAGAACAACTCCAGAAAGATAGAGAATCAGTCGCCGGGGAGCTAGACGACGTCAAGAAGCAACTCAACCAGCTTAAAAACGAATTGGGAGCAGCCAATCAGAGAGCTGAGAGTAATAGCGCTGGACCAGAAATGGAACAG TTAAAGCAGAATGTTGCCAGTGCTAACACTGAGAATCAAAGGCTAAGTACTGATCTAGAAACTGCCAGTACCACCATTAAAGACTTGAAGAGCCAACTGGAGAACAAAGGAAGCTCACAGGATCTACAGAAAGAGCTCACTGCAACAAAAGATGCCCTGGAACAAACCAAGAAACAGTCTTCCACAGAAAAACAACTCCTCGAGACGCAAATAGAGAAGTTGAAGAAGTCCCTACAGGACTCCGAGGGCAACAACAATAGCCAAAAGACTACGGAGCTGGAGAAGGAACTCACAACAGCGAAAGGAGAGGCGTCCAAGGCTAAGGAGGAGTTGAAGAAATTGACAGCGGAATTAGAGAAATCTAAAACTCAAAACGGTGAACCAGCATCGAGCGATTCAGACGCCAACATTAAG GAGATAGCCGCTTTAAATAAGACCCTCACGGAGGAGAGACGACTAAAGAAGGAGTTAGGCATCGCAGCGGGGAGGTTACAGCAAATGCTGAAGAAGAACCAGGCCTTGCTGGAGAATGAGAGAAAAACAAGTAATCAATTAAGAACTGAACTAGGAAAAGAGCCTGAG